In Falco naumanni isolate bFalNau1 chromosome 5, bFalNau1.pat, whole genome shotgun sequence, the following are encoded in one genomic region:
- the C5H22orf23 gene encoding UPF0193 protein EVG1, with product METAAPAAGHRASAGGGGGGRAAGPARYSPGTRELLRAMMEESKLTRFQRRYLMDCVKRGDTLPLQCHPTSSKEPVPAAPAFSPPVCQPSKLSAKPHLRPAKVCQAGDAYTQEKFKPQARRDLEKEKQRLQNILATGKDVVEHNVKQMLVQTKEEEIPEPDRFEELVNEIQERREFLADMEALGQGKKYQTIVLTEISQKMREMEIIDKKRSEEMREIMAKDFPGGKKSDPYN from the exons ATGGAGACGGCAGCGCCCGCGGCGGGACACCGGGCCtcggcggggggaggcggcggcgggcgcgctGCCGGGCCAGCCCGGTACAGCCCGGGGACGCGGGAGCTGCTGAGAG CGATGATGGAGGAATCAAAGCTGACGCGTTTCCAGAGGCGATACCTGATGGACTGTGTGAAAC GAGGAGATACCCTACCCCTCCAGTGCCACCCCACATCCAGCAAAGAGCCAGTGCCTGCAGCGCCTGCTTTCTCCCCGCCAGTTTGTCAGCCAAGCAAGCTTTCAGCTAAACCACATCTCCGACCTGCCAAGGTCTGCCAGGCAGGAGATGCCTACACCCAAGAGAAATTCAAGCCCCAGGCGAGGC GAGAtttggaaaaggagaagcaaagaCTACAAAACATCTTAGCGACAGGGAAGGATGTGGTGGAGCACAACGTGAAGCAGATGCTGGTTCAAACAAAGGAAGAGGAGATACCTGAGCCTGACCGGTTTGAAGAAT TGGTGAATGAAATTCAGGAGAGGAGGGAATTCCTGGCAGACATGGAAGCTCTAGGACAGGGCAAGAAGTATCAAACGATTGTCCTCACTGAAATCTCACAG AAAATGCGTGAGATGGAGATCATTGACAAGAAGAGAAGTGAGGAAATGAGAGAGATCATGGCAAAAGACTTCCCTGGTGGGAAAAAATCTGATCCCTACAACTAG
- the POLR2F gene encoding DNA-directed RNA polymerases I, II, and III subunit RPABC2 yields the protein MSDNEDNFDGDDFDDVEEDEGLEDLENAEEEGQENVEILPSGERQQANQKRITTPYMTKYERARVLGTRALQIAMCAPVMVELEGETDPLLIAMKELKARKIPIIIRRYLPDGSYEDWGVDELIITD from the exons ATGTCTGACAACGAGGACAA CTTCGATGGGGATGACTTCGACGATGTGGAGGAGGATGAGGGCCTGGAGGACCTGGAGAACGCGGAGGAG GAGGGACAGGAGAATGTGGAAATCCTCCCCTCTGGAGAGCGGCAGCAGGCAAACCAGAAGCGGATCACTACCCCTTACATGACTAAATATGAGCGAGCCAGAGTCCTGGGCACTCGCGCCCTCCAGATAGC GATGTGTGCCCCTGTGATGGTGGAGCTGGAAGGAGAGACAGACCCCTTGCTGATAGCCATGAAGGAGCTCAA AGCACGCAAGATCCCCATAATCATCCGTCGCTACCTGCCAGATGGGAGCTATGAAGACTGGGGTGTGGATGAGTTAATTATCACAGACTGA